In Terriglobales bacterium, the DNA window CTCACCATAAAGGACATGAACGGCAATAGCTACGCCATCACCACAAACACCGTAAACAATGCGCCACTGCGCGACCAGTTGCTGGGATTGGCTCGTAAGCAAGGATTCCGAGTAGATGGGAATATCGGCTTCTCGACCTATCATTCAGGCCAGGTCACGTTGTCGCATCGTTTTGCGCACGGGTTGTATCTGCAGGCTGGGTACACACGGTCGAAGAACATCGACAATGTTAGCGGATCACAGAGCACCGACGAATTGAACAATACTCGTGCCGGACAGGCTGGCGCCAACGTCCTGAATAACCTGGCTAATTATCAGCAGAACCGGGCAGTGAGCGATTTCGATCGCCCGAATCGGTTCGTGCTGAGCTATAGCTGGGACCTGCCGGTCCCGAAGAGCGGCATCTGGGGCTCACAGCTATTCCAGGGGTGGACCATCGCTGGGCTGGCTCAATATCAGAATGGCCTGCCCTTCTCCATCACCGACTCATTCAGCGGTCGGGCCTTTGGCGGCGGCACTGGCACTGGCCTTCTCGTCTGCCGTCCGGTGGCAGAGCAGATCGCCACGCTGCCGGGCTGCACGCCGGGCACAGTCACGACGGTGAGTCAGCTGCTGCTGCCCGGATCCGCCGGGGGCCACCCGGACAACTTTATGAATCCCAACTTCGTCAGCGTGGCTCAGGTGGTCGGCCCGTGCACCAGCCAGAGTCCCACTCGGGGTGCTGGAGTTACCAACACCACCTGTGCCGCGAGCAACGCAAGTGCCCCGACCACTTACGGCAACGTGCCGCGAAACGCCTTCCGCGGCCCGTTCCAGCAGGATTGGGACCTGTCCGTGATCAAGCATTTCAAGATTAGCGAGCGGCATAGCTTCCAGTTCCGTGGTGACTTCTTCAACCTCTTCAACCATCCGGTGCTGTCGACAACGCCGACCTCCGTTGCGCTGTCCTCACCGGCTACTTTTACCCAGTTCACAAACACCGCCATTCCGGCGCGCATCATCCAGCTCGGCTTGAAGTACAGCTTCTAGCCGGGCCGGGGAAAAGCTAAGCCGGGCGCGAAAGCGTCCGGCTTTTTTTTCGCAACGAACGGTGCGAAAACCCGTGCATCCCCGTGTTCCACCCTCCCTGTAACTTTTCCCTCTCCCGGCTCATCCCATGGCATGAAGGTGCTACCATTCATCCAGGTGTGGGGAAATGCTGATTAAGAAGCCGGAGGAAGTACGCTCGTCGGAAATCACCAGCCAATCGACGTATCTGAATCGCCGGGCTTTCCTGGGCGGCGCGGCCGCGCTGGCCGGCGCGGCTGTGATCGCGAAGGTCGCCGGCGCGAAAACTCCCTCGCCCGACACCGCTCCTAACGGCCAGAAGCTGTCCGGAGTTATCAAAGGACAGTTCTCGACCGACGAAAAGCAGACTCCCTACAAGGACATCACCAACTACAACAACTTCTACGAGTTCTCCACGGACAAGTACCAGCCGGCCAACCTGGCCAAGAACTTCCGTACTCGCCCGTGGACGGTGAAGGTCGAGGGCTTGGTGCAAAAGCCCAAGACCTACGACATCGACTCCCTGCTCAAGTTGGCCACGCTGGAGGACCGCGTTTACCGGCACCGCTGCGTGGAAGGCTGGTCCATGGTTATTCCCTGGGTTGGCTATTCGTTTAAGAAGCTGATGGACCAGGTGCAGCCGCTGGGTAACGCCAAGTACGTTGAATTCACCACCCTCAACGATCCGGCGCAGATGCCCGGCGTGCGTTACGGCGTTTTAGACTGGCCTTATACCGAAGGCTTGCGCCTTGATGAAGCCAGTCACCCTCTCGCCCTGCTGACGGTCGGCTTGTATGGCGAAGTCCTGCCCAACCAGGATGGCGCGCCGGTGCGCATCGTCGTGCCCTGGAAGTATGGGTTCAAGAGCTGCAAGTCGATCGTGAAGATTCGCTTCACCGACAAGGAGCCGAGGACGGCGTGGAACAAGGCCGCTCCCAACGAGTACGGCTTCTATTCCAACGTCAATCCGAACGTGGACCACCCGCGCTGGAGCCAGGCTCGCGAACGCCGCATTGGCGAATTTACCAAGCGCCCTACGCTGATGTTCAACGGCTACGGCGACCAGGTCGCCTCACTCTACACGGGCATGGATTTGAAAAAGTTTTTCTGAATGAAAGAGTTTTGGGGGACATTTCCGCTTCGAGGCTTCCCGCTTTCACCTCTTCATTTTCCGAGTGAAACCTGAGACGTGAAACCTTGAACGTAAAACCTGCTAAGTGAAATTGAAGCTACTCAAAGTCGCCGTCTTTTTTGCTGCTCTCCTGCCACTCGCTCACCTGGGATGGAAGGCATACCGGGGCCTGCTCGGCGCCAATCCGATTGAGGTCATCACCCGCTCCACCGGCGACTGGACCCTGATCTTCCTGATGCTCACCCTCAGCATCACGCCCCTGCGCCGTCTGACTGGCCAGCACTGGTTCATCCGCTTCCGCCGCATGCTGGGGTTGTTCGCCTTCTCCTACGCTTGCCTTCACTTCACCACCTACATCTGGCTGGACAAGTTTTTTGACGTTCA includes these proteins:
- the msrP gene encoding protein-methionine-sulfoxide reductase catalytic subunit MsrP, producing MLIKKPEEVRSSEITSQSTYLNRRAFLGGAAALAGAAVIAKVAGAKTPSPDTAPNGQKLSGVIKGQFSTDEKQTPYKDITNYNNFYEFSTDKYQPANLAKNFRTRPWTVKVEGLVQKPKTYDIDSLLKLATLEDRVYRHRCVEGWSMVIPWVGYSFKKLMDQVQPLGNAKYVEFTTLNDPAQMPGVRYGVLDWPYTEGLRLDEASHPLALLTVGLYGEVLPNQDGAPVRIVVPWKYGFKSCKSIVKIRFTDKEPRTAWNKAAPNEYGFYSNVNPNVDHPRWSQARERRIGEFTKRPTLMFNGYGDQVASLYTGMDLKKFF